One window from the genome of Clupea harengus chromosome 19, Ch_v2.0.2, whole genome shotgun sequence encodes:
- the LOC116225045 gene encoding wiskott-Aldrich syndrome protein homolog 1-like, whose translation MKKYTREHEEDEVGASIDSLEELDWDDRIDRVLDIDVPAGDTPVLAPLPTPLTFSDLPGPSSPPPAPRQTRAKRRVRPSSKTATAPIPLPPPSKRRRPALLVDRGHDGGSEENVCPSQIPARQTRAKRRVRPSSKTATASTPWPLPSKRSRPAPLVDRGHDGGSEENVCPSQIPARQTRTKRRVRPSSKTATAPIPLPPPSKASTRPAPPVDRWHDGAEEDVCPPQFPFCPEDARTAA comes from the exons atgaagaaatatacCCGGGAACACGAAGAAGACGAGGTTGGGGCAAGTATAGATTCCCTCGAGGAGTTGGATTGGGATGATCGCATTGACCGTGTCCTTGACAT agatgtccctgcaggagaCACACCTGTCCTCGCCCCTCTCCCAACACCCCTCACCTTTTCTGACCTTCCAGGTCCGTCAagccctcctccagctccaaGGCAGACGAGGGCCAAAAGGAGAGTGCGGCCATCCTCCAAGACAGCAACAGCACCCATACCACTGCCGCCTCCTTCAAAGAGGAGAAGACCTGCCCTACTGGTGGATAGAGGGCATGATGGTGGTTCTGAGGAGAACGTGTGCCCCTCACAGATTCCTGCAAGGCAGACGAGGGCCAAAAGGAGAGTGAGGCCATCCTCCAAGACAGCAACAGCATCCACACCATGGCCGCTTCCTTCAAAGAGGAGCAGACCTGCCCCACTGGTGGATAGAGGGCATGATGGTGGTTCTGAGGAGAACGTGTGCCCCTCACAGATTCCTGCAAGGCAGACGAGGACCAAAAGGAGAGTGAGGCCATCCTCCAAGACAGCAACAGCACCCATACCACTGCCGCCTCCTTCAAAGGCCTCCACCAGACCTGCCCCACCGGTGGATAGATGGCATGATGGTGCTGAGGAGGACGTGTGCCCCCCACAGTTTCCGTTCTGCCCTGAGGACGCCAGGACCGCAGCTTGA
- the LOC116225039 gene encoding uncharacterized protein LOC116225039, which yields MDNNKFKNYKCMCIIFLCSAVKAYHASILIQQPHATEVIVGHSTTLKCFLTDSETSKRLNCYYVTWIRVQSMRRTMDVITSNKQYNEQTNSCDLTITTATLEDTGLYYCSSPEAKTFKGNGSKVTVVGNVNPSVELFSPSEFPDPNIPLICWAMGTVPSQVRIFWVVNGEEHIGWTESVWSKQNDLTTEFTQSRFWISKSDWDTGEQCTCVVEAGGKNISKSIQSKSSS from the exons ATGGACAACAATAAATTCAAGAACTATAAATGTATGTGCATAATCTTTCTCTGTTCCGCTGTAAAAG CGTACCATGCCTCAATCTTGATCCAGCAGCCCCATGCCACAGAGGTAATAGTGGGTCATTCAACAACGCTGAAGTGCTTCCTGACGGACAGTGAGACTTCCAAACGGCTAAACTGTTATTATGTAACTTGGATTAGAGTACAATCGATGAGACGGACAATGGACGTTATCACCTCTAATAAGCAATATAATGAGCAGACAAATTCGTGCGATTTAACCATTACCACTGCGACCCTGGAAGATACTGGGCTGTATTATTGCTCCAGTCCAGAAGCCAAGACATTTAAAGGCAATGGCTCAAAGGTAACGGTAGTGG GTAATGTCAACCCCTCTGTCGAGCTTTTCTCGCCATCGGAGTTTCCTGACCCCAACATCCCGCTCATCTGTTGGGCGATGGGTACCGTCCCATCTCAGGTTCGCATATTCTGGGTAGTTAATGGAGAAGAACACATCGGGTGGACCGAATCGGTGTGGTCAAAACAAAATGATCTAACCACGGAGTTCACGCAGAGCCGATTTTGGATTTCGAAGTCGGACTGGGATACTGGGGAACAGTGCACGTGTGTTGTCGAAGCTGGCGGGAAGAACATCTCCAAAAGCATCCAGAGTAAGTCCAGTTCGTAA